The nucleotide sequence GAAAGAAAGAGGGTAAACTCAATGTTTGTTAAAGCAGATTTGAAGTTTTTTGAAATGGTTGATGGGAAATATAAAAATATTACACTAATGTCAATTGCATACGCTGCGAGTAAAGCAAAGACTACTGAAGAATGTAAACCATACGACTATTTTGTAGAAAATTTTCCTTCAGCTTCCTTAGTAGAACCATTTAATTCATCTATAGAAGAAAAAGTTGCCGGTTTCATTGAAAAGCAAATGGCAAAATATGAAAAGGCAATGAAAAAGAAAAAGTAAAATCCGAATGAATATTCACGGGCAGATAATTTACAGAAAAGATGTTAAAAATGTAAATACCTTTAAAGAAATATAAAATAGAATACTATGAAAACTCAACAAGAAATACCCGAATGGAAAAAAGAAGTATCTGAAATTTGGAAACTGTTTAGAGAAACCGATAAACGATTAGATAAAAAGTTTCAGGAAACAGATAAAAAAATTCAGGAAACAAATAAAGCTATTAATGGGATTGGTAAAAGCAATGGAGAAATAGCTGAAGATTTTTTCTTCAATGGATTAAAAAGCATTATGAAAATTGGAAATATAGAAATCGGTTTTATAGATAGAAATTTAGAAAGGTTTTCAAAAAAATTACAGCTTAAAGGTGAATATGATATTCTATTATCTAATGATAATTTAATAGTTATTGTAGAAGTAAAATATAAAGTACGCACTGAAGATATAGATGAATTATTAAATAAAAAAATCGCAAATTTCAGGAAATTATTTCCACGATATAGTAATTTTAATATACAGGGAGCAATAGCCGGACTTACCATTGAAAAAAAAGCTATTGGATTAGGTAAAAAATATGGATTTTACATAATTACACAATCAGGTGAAAATTTCAAATATTTGAACCCCGTAGGCAGTATGACCAATGGGGTGAATGACAAAAATTTAAAAACATATTAACTCAGTACTGTCCGACTAATTTAGCTTTAAAAAGGAAAAAAAGCCCATAATATCCTAATTTTGAGAAAAATATTTTTTCACCAAAATGTTTAATCTCAAAAAATAAGAATTATGGGCATAATTAGAAGGAACAAAAATATTGATAAGCCTTTAATAAAACAAATTATTGACCTAATTCCTGAACGAATAATAAAAAAATCTGCCAGGAAGTATAGGTCAGACAAGTATTATCGTGCTTATAAAACATACGACCAATTGGTAGCTATGTTATTCGGACAGCTGAACAAATGTATGACTTTGCGTGATATAACGCTTGGTTTGGGCGTTAATACGAAGTTTATTGAAGATTTAGAATTGAAACAAAACCCTGCAAAGTCAACGATGTCAGATGGAAACGAGCAAAGAGACTGGCGTGTTTATGAGCATATATATTTTTCATTAATAAGGCATTACTGTGAAATATTTCGTAAAACAAAAGATTATAAAGTAATAAAAGATTTGGAAGGTAAGACCATAAAAATTGTTGATGCTACTACAATCAGTGTTTGTTTAAATTTATTTTCATGGGCAAAGTTTCGGACAGCTAAAGGAGGTATAAAGATACATACCTGCTTAGATGAAGCTAAAATGATACCTGATATGATAAATATTTCAGAGGCTAAAGTTCATGATATAAAGGGAGCGGCAAATTTTGTATTTGAAAAAAATACCATTATTGTCGAAGACAAAGCTTATTATGATTTTAGCCTATTCAAAGCAAGAATAGATAATGATAACTTTTTTGTTACCAGAACAAAAGACAATGCGGTTTATGAAGTAGTGGAAGAATTAGACTTGCCGGATGACATAGATGAGAACATCTTAAAGGATGAAATTATCAGTTTTACCAGCGATACAGCCCTTGAAGCAGGATTGTATCAAGTAAAATTTAGAAGGGTAACCATTTATAAGGAAGATGAGAACAAAGAAATTGAAGTTTTGTGCAATAATCTGGAATGGTCAGCTGCAACCGTAGCTGAACTTTATAAACGAAGATGGGTGATAGAGATATTTTTTAAATTAATCAAACAGAACTTACAGGTAAAAACTTTTCTTGGAACGAGTGAAAATGCCTGTAAATCTCAAATATATGTAGCTATGATCGCTTATTTTCTCATAGAACTAATTCGTAGATGTATTAGCAAAGTACATCATACCTTTAGTCAGTTTGTAACTTTGATCAGAATATGTTTATTACACTATCATAGCTTAAAGTATGTGGTGAATGAGATTTTACCTGTTACACAA is from Cytophagales bacterium and encodes:
- a CDS encoding IS4 family transposase; the encoded protein is MGIIRRNKNIDKPLIKQIIDLIPERIIKKSARKYRSDKYYRAYKTYDQLVAMLFGQLNKCMTLRDITLGLGVNTKFIEDLELKQNPAKSTMSDGNEQRDWRVYEHIYFSLIRHYCEIFRKTKDYKVIKDLEGKTIKIVDATTISVCLNLFSWAKFRTAKGGIKIHTCLDEAKMIPDMINISEAKVHDIKGAANFVFEKNTIIVEDKAYYDFSLFKARIDNDNFFVTRTKDNAVYEVVEELDLPDDIDENILKDEIISFTSDTALEAGLYQVKFRRVTIYKEDENKEIEVLCNNLEWSAATVAELYKRRWVIEIFFKLIKQNLQVKTFLGTSENACKSQIYVAMIAYFLIELIRRCISKVHHTFSQFVTLIRICLLHYHSLKYVVNEILPVTQKIKQEADKIPRQNQLSIEMVIS